One Bradyrhizobium zhanjiangense DNA segment encodes these proteins:
- a CDS encoding glycosyltransferase family 2 protein has product MELLARTAAGGNGAQNALQKLIVRGQAAVALLTPARSRAKQRPDPVIHRIDTRPLDFGADEIVAVGKLRNEMLRLPEFLRHHRRLGVGRFLAIDDRSDDGTRAFLLDQPDVHVFEIREPFAESSGGARWTSAVLDQFAPGRWALTLDADELFVYPGCENFDLRWLCRYLESTGADCMTAEMVDMYPRWLGGPERYQAGESLVAFCPYFDSDTYVKRRRRGFPTNYLVGGARARLFYDEPMPPKIALYDALVQLLEPYGLARLLPAVNITRWQPPLLTKVPLARWLPSRRYIAAGHLMAPPGKLGDVTGALLHFKFLHDFTDKVAIAVREGNYYLGSVEYQRYAERLDQNRSFELIYPKSLIYQSSDDLVRCGLMRLSPAYQAATR; this is encoded by the coding sequence ATGGAATTGCTGGCGAGAACAGCCGCGGGCGGCAACGGCGCGCAGAACGCGTTACAAAAGTTGATCGTAAGGGGTCAAGCGGCTGTCGCACTTTTGACGCCAGCGCGATCACGAGCCAAGCAGCGTCCCGATCCGGTCATTCACCGGATTGATACCCGGCCCCTCGACTTCGGCGCCGATGAGATCGTGGCTGTCGGCAAGCTCCGCAACGAAATGCTGCGATTACCCGAATTCCTGCGCCATCATCGCCGGCTCGGGGTCGGACGTTTCCTCGCGATCGATGACCGTTCGGATGACGGCACGCGAGCATTCCTGCTCGATCAGCCGGACGTTCACGTGTTCGAGATCCGGGAGCCCTTTGCAGAATCAAGTGGTGGCGCGCGTTGGACCAGCGCCGTGCTCGACCAATTCGCGCCAGGACGGTGGGCGCTGACGCTCGACGCCGACGAACTCTTTGTCTATCCCGGTTGCGAAAATTTTGATCTTCGATGGCTGTGCCGATATCTGGAGAGCACCGGCGCCGATTGCATGACCGCGGAGATGGTCGATATGTATCCACGCTGGCTCGGAGGCCCGGAGCGCTACCAAGCCGGTGAGAGCCTCGTCGCGTTCTGCCCCTACTTCGATTCAGATACCTATGTGAAGCGCCGTCGGCGCGGCTTTCCGACCAACTACCTGGTGGGCGGTGCGCGAGCGAGGCTGTTTTATGACGAACCGATGCCGCCGAAGATCGCCCTTTATGACGCACTTGTACAGTTGCTTGAGCCATACGGGCTGGCGCGGCTGCTGCCTGCAGTTAACATCACGCGCTGGCAGCCACCGCTGCTCACTAAAGTGCCGCTCGCGCGCTGGTTGCCCAGCCGTCGCTATATCGCCGCCGGTCACCTGATGGCCCCACCAGGCAAGCTAGGCGATGTCACAGGCGCCCTGCTCCATTTCAAATTTCTCCACGACTTCACCGATAAGGTCGCAATCGCGGTCCGTGAAGGGAATTACTATCTCGGATCGGTCGAGTATCAGCGCTACGCGGAGCGACTCGATCAAAATCGGTCATTCGAGCTCATCTATCCGAAAAGCCTGATCTACCAATCATCCGACGACCTTGTCCGTTGCGGCCTGATGCGTCTCTCTCCGGCCTATCAGGCCGCGACGCGATAA
- a CDS encoding thiol-disulfide oxidoreductase DCC family protein yields the protein MCATFGIERTIELTHSDDDIWVVYDGECPLCSRYVLLYQLRERGQRIHLIDARSEHPIVGDIRARNLDLNEGMVVRWRGRHYHGADAMHLLATLAGETTVFNRLNRLVFSRPRLARALYPALVRGRKLLLRLLGRKLIDEINAPEQRIPVGPSDENIKHNDGVR from the coding sequence TTGTGCGCGACGTTCGGAATCGAACGGACTATCGAATTGACCCATAGTGATGACGATATCTGGGTGGTCTATGACGGCGAATGCCCGTTATGCAGCCGCTATGTTCTGCTGTACCAGTTGCGGGAGCGTGGGCAGCGCATTCACCTGATCGACGCGCGTTCGGAGCATCCGATCGTCGGCGATATCCGCGCCCGCAACCTCGATCTCAATGAAGGCATGGTGGTTCGCTGGCGTGGGCGGCACTACCATGGGGCCGATGCAATGCATCTGCTGGCAACGCTTGCCGGGGAGACGACTGTCTTCAATCGCCTTAATCGGCTGGTGTTCTCCCGGCCACGCCTCGCAAGGGCACTTTATCCGGCACTGGTGCGTGGAAGGAAGCTTCTCCTTCGGCTTCTCGGCCGCAAACTGATCGATGAGATCAATGCTCCGGAACAGCGGATACCGGTCGGTCCTTCCGACGAAAACATCAAGCACAACGACGGGGTCCGATGA
- a CDS encoding lipopolysaccharide biosynthesis protein, with the protein MDKDSKSRAVTNILITGGSQAWKLSAGFVLTIFSTRNLAPSDFGLLAMSATAATFLGLIKDVGVGQAIIQRTEIAKGQIDALFWLSVLASAASALVLALSAHPVALFYGDTRLQQLMIAIAGLSFIAGLPTVPAALLARESRFKALAILDVAATTASVVAGIVAVIILRNYWALYLSTLVLTLFSTIGIWAYSGYRPGYPSLDSETRHMARFGLHVSGFNLVNYLSRNADNILIGKFRGGDELGLYDRAYKLLLLPIVQLHNPIGQVIVPLLSRLRFDKERYLSTYNDALAMVMLICQPGIVFAILLSEPLFRVLLGEHWVGAAPIFSWLGVAGLIQVATATAAWLLLSQGRSQEYFRLGVWTALINVTSFLVGLPWGALGIAAAYTLVNCTVVLPLCAISIGRHGPVTTTSLVKTTVPHWIGCGVAAGVTRISNISLLDGNSFAGLVTLLALAYASYLLAMISFTRKRELAKRALRNVVRKAKTFSEA; encoded by the coding sequence TTGGACAAGGACAGCAAGTCACGGGCCGTAACCAACATCCTCATAACAGGCGGGTCCCAGGCCTGGAAACTGTCGGCCGGTTTTGTCCTGACGATATTCTCGACGCGAAATCTTGCCCCGTCCGACTTCGGCCTGCTGGCCATGTCTGCGACGGCCGCAACGTTCCTCGGGCTCATCAAGGATGTCGGCGTTGGACAGGCCATCATTCAACGCACGGAAATCGCCAAGGGCCAGATCGATGCGCTGTTCTGGCTGTCGGTGCTCGCTTCCGCGGCATCTGCTCTCGTTCTGGCGTTGAGCGCGCATCCGGTTGCGCTGTTTTACGGCGATACGAGGCTTCAGCAGCTCATGATCGCAATTGCCGGCCTAAGTTTCATAGCTGGCCTTCCGACCGTTCCGGCGGCTCTCCTTGCCAGAGAATCCCGATTTAAGGCCCTAGCAATCCTGGATGTCGCCGCGACAACCGCTTCCGTTGTCGCAGGGATCGTCGCTGTAATCATCTTGAGAAACTATTGGGCACTTTACCTGTCCACGCTCGTTCTTACGCTCTTTTCGACAATCGGGATCTGGGCCTATTCCGGCTATCGCCCCGGATATCCCAGTCTGGACAGCGAGACGCGGCACATGGCGCGATTTGGCCTGCACGTGTCAGGGTTCAACCTCGTCAACTATCTTTCGAGAAATGCGGACAACATTCTCATCGGCAAATTTCGAGGCGGCGACGAACTTGGCCTGTACGATCGGGCCTATAAGCTGTTGCTGCTGCCGATCGTCCAATTACACAACCCGATCGGCCAGGTGATTGTCCCGCTGCTTTCGCGGCTTCGTTTCGATAAGGAGAGATATCTCAGTACCTACAACGATGCCCTTGCCATGGTTATGCTCATATGTCAGCCGGGCATCGTGTTTGCCATCCTGCTCTCGGAGCCGCTCTTCAGAGTTCTCCTTGGCGAGCATTGGGTGGGCGCAGCCCCGATTTTTTCCTGGCTCGGCGTTGCCGGCTTGATCCAGGTCGCGACCGCGACGGCAGCTTGGCTGCTCCTCAGTCAGGGCCGTAGCCAGGAGTACTTCAGGCTTGGCGTTTGGACCGCCTTGATCAACGTGACCTCATTCCTCGTCGGTCTTCCCTGGGGCGCGCTTGGAATCGCCGCGGCGTATACGCTGGTGAACTGCACCGTCGTGCTGCCGCTTTGCGCGATATCTATCGGTCGTCATGGCCCGGTGACGACAACGAGCCTGGTCAAGACGACCGTCCCGCATTGGATCGGTTGTGGCGTTGCGGCGGGCGTCACAAGGATTTCGAACATCTCATTGCTGGATGGAAACTCTTTCGCTGGGCTGGTTACGCTGCTGGCGCTTGCCTATGCATCATATCTCCTCGCCATGATCTCCTTCACGCGGAAACGGGAACTTGCGAAACGCGCGTTGCGCAACGTTGTTCGAAAGGCAAAGACCTTCAGCGAAGCATGA